The Streptomyces sp. NBC_01255 genome window below encodes:
- a CDS encoding sugar transferase, giving the protein MTTESTSVPPSPGPWPTAGQAFGLASLAPRRATTDRLALPRRPARRRSGAWPLAAVDCLAVLAAASLLSAAHHDARLLLPITALVLVLDGHGGLYRPAAHTRLLDELPALASRAGVAWCLAAAAVAAYSPALAFGPLRLCAAYGTHVAVVCLVRALLLARRRRVARERPRSALVIGGTGAARRFAAAAAQHPEYGVRPVGIVGVPEQGGAARAVGEAGLPVLTTTEEIHRAVIQNSVCDAVFLDDDPGLVNLFQHYGCTTWRVGGQRQAGPMGEHVWGYAWRRIVPLGERRGLTAKRALDIALAAPALALALPVLLLCALAVRVSDGPGVLFRQERVGQHGRHFTLLKFRTLRPTDDTESATRWNVAGDRRMSAAGGFLRKSSLDELPQLWNILRGDMSLVGPRPERPYFVAQFSKLHTGYAARHRMPVGLTGLAQVHGLRGDTSIEDRCRFDNHYIDHWSLWQDVCILLRTAAGLVRPTGS; this is encoded by the coding sequence GTGACCACGGAAAGTACCAGCGTTCCTCCCTCGCCGGGCCCCTGGCCCACGGCGGGCCAGGCCTTCGGCCTCGCCTCCCTCGCGCCGCGCCGCGCCACGACGGACCGGCTCGCGCTGCCGCGCCGCCCCGCCCGGCGGCGGTCCGGCGCCTGGCCGCTCGCGGCGGTCGACTGCCTCGCCGTCCTGGCCGCCGCCTCGCTCCTGAGCGCGGCGCACCACGACGCCCGGCTGCTGCTGCCGATCACGGCGCTCGTCCTCGTCCTCGACGGGCACGGGGGGCTCTACCGGCCGGCCGCGCACACCCGGCTGCTCGACGAGCTGCCCGCGCTCGCCTCCCGCGCCGGGGTCGCCTGGTGTCTGGCGGCGGCCGCCGTCGCCGCGTACTCGCCCGCCCTGGCGTTCGGGCCGCTGCGGCTCTGCGCCGCGTACGGCACGCACGTCGCCGTCGTGTGCCTGGTGCGCGCGCTGCTGCTTGCCCGCAGGCGGCGGGTGGCGCGGGAGCGTCCCCGCTCGGCGCTGGTCATCGGCGGGACGGGGGCCGCGCGCCGGTTCGCCGCGGCGGCCGCCCAGCACCCGGAGTACGGGGTGCGGCCGGTCGGGATCGTCGGCGTGCCGGAGCAGGGCGGAGCCGCCCGGGCGGTCGGGGAGGCCGGACTTCCGGTCCTCACCACGACCGAGGAGATCCACCGGGCCGTCATCCAGAACAGCGTGTGCGACGCGGTGTTCCTCGACGACGACCCGGGTCTCGTCAACCTCTTCCAGCACTACGGCTGCACCACCTGGCGGGTGGGCGGCCAGCGGCAGGCCGGGCCGATGGGGGAGCACGTCTGGGGGTACGCCTGGCGCCGGATCGTCCCGCTGGGCGAGCGCCGCGGGCTGACCGCCAAGCGCGCGCTCGACATCGCGCTCGCCGCGCCCGCGCTCGCGCTCGCGCTGCCGGTGCTGCTGCTGTGCGCACTCGCCGTGCGCGTCTCGGACGGGCCGGGCGTCCTCTTCCGGCAGGAGCGGGTGGGCCAGCACGGCCGCCACTTCACGCTCCTCAAGTTCCGTACGCTGCGGCCGACCGACGACACCGAGTCGGCGACCCGCTGGAACGTGGCGGGCGACCGGCGGATGAGCGCGGCCGGCGGTTTCCTGCGCAAGAGCTCGCTGGACGAGCTGCCGCAGCTGTGGAACATCCTGCGCGGGGACATGAGCCTGGTCGGGCCCCGGCCCGAACGCCCGTACTTCGTCGCCCAGTTCAGCAAGCTCCACACCGGTTACGCGGCCCGGCACCGGATGCCGGTGGGGCTGACGGGGCTTGCGCAGGTGCACGGGCTGCGCGGCGACACCTCGATCGAGGACCGCTGCCGTTTCGACAACCACTACATCGACCACTGGTCGCTCTGGCAGGACGTCTGCATCCTGCTGCGTACGGCGGCCGGGCTCGTCCGACCCACAGGGAGCTGA
- a CDS encoding O-antigen ligase family protein, with translation MATAVTPVPAVDPDARNRTREDVRDRARDDVRDWARRAGALSPVLAVIALLLVPGGGGAQGGTGGTGTIADAASGLLVLICFVRVLRGGTRPLTRAAAVVLGLPVLGICLAAITSNDPAASLPGVARYVQIFVLVPAAVLLMIRDRRDFAVVAWGLVGLALLQGAVGVLQYLTGTGASYMGEDIRAVGTFGPTDVMGMATVVSYGLVIVTGIALGSGPGRTRTAALVCAGLLFLPLVLSFSRGAWIATVLACGIQLLLAGPRRALRVALAAGALGVVLVGGLGIGSEMVKERVASITQVAAAPDQSVTDRYTMWAAAGRMWSTEPVTGVGLKGFPAYRDSNASLALSSGSDTAGAGAVFQRQPLLSPHNMYLLVLSEQGLLGLFALAGSWVALLVGALRRRRLGADCALVAAGLLSWQLIDFFYADIGGPSTVLMSVVFGLAVWWSLAEVRRA, from the coding sequence ATGGCCACGGCCGTGACGCCGGTGCCGGCGGTCGACCCGGACGCGAGGAACCGGACCCGCGAGGACGTACGGGACCGGGCCCGCGACGACGTACGGGACTGGGCCCGCAGGGCCGGGGCGCTGTCCCCGGTCCTCGCCGTGATCGCGCTGCTGCTCGTCCCGGGCGGCGGCGGGGCGCAGGGCGGCACCGGCGGCACGGGCACGATCGCGGACGCGGCCTCCGGGCTCCTCGTCCTGATCTGTTTCGTGCGGGTGCTGCGCGGTGGCACCCGGCCGCTGACCCGGGCGGCGGCCGTCGTCCTCGGCCTGCCCGTCCTCGGGATCTGTCTGGCCGCGATCACCTCGAACGACCCGGCGGCGAGCCTGCCGGGCGTCGCCCGCTACGTACAGATCTTCGTCCTCGTCCCGGCGGCCGTGCTCCTGATGATCCGCGACCGGCGGGACTTCGCCGTGGTCGCCTGGGGTCTCGTCGGGCTCGCGCTGCTCCAGGGCGCGGTGGGCGTGCTCCAGTACCTGACCGGTACGGGCGCCTCGTACATGGGCGAGGACATCCGGGCCGTCGGCACCTTCGGGCCGACCGATGTGATGGGCATGGCGACGGTCGTGTCGTACGGGCTCGTCATTGTCACCGGGATCGCGCTCGGCAGCGGTCCCGGCCGGACCCGGACGGCGGCGCTGGTCTGCGCGGGGCTGCTGTTCCTGCCGCTGGTGCTGTCGTTCAGCCGGGGCGCGTGGATCGCGACCGTGCTCGCCTGCGGGATCCAGCTGCTGCTCGCCGGGCCGCGCCGGGCGCTGCGGGTGGCGCTCGCGGCGGGGGCGCTCGGCGTCGTCCTCGTCGGCGGTCTCGGGATCGGTTCGGAGATGGTGAAGGAGCGGGTCGCCAGCATCACGCAGGTGGCGGCGGCGCCGGACCAGTCGGTGACGGACCGGTACACGATGTGGGCGGCGGCCGGACGGATGTGGAGCACGGAGCCGGTCACGGGCGTCGGCCTCAAGGGCTTCCCCGCGTACCGCGACTCGAACGCCTCGCTCGCGCTGTCGTCCGGAAGCGACACGGCGGGCGCGGGCGCCGTCTTCCAGCGGCAGCCGCTGCTGTCCCCGCACAACATGTACCTGCTGGTGCTCAGCGAGCAGGGCCTTCTGGGGCTGTTCGCGCTGGCGGGCAGCTGGGTGGCGCTGCTCGTCGGCGCGCTGCGCCGACGGCGTCTCGGCGCGGACTGCGCACTGGTCGCGGCGGGCCTGCTGTCGTGGCAGCTCATCGACTTCTTCTACGCGGACATCGGCGGCCCGTCGACGGTCCTGATGTCGGTCGTGTTCGGCCTGGCGGTCTGGTGGTCGCTGGCGGAGGTGCGGCGTGCGTGA
- a CDS encoding lipid II flippase MurJ — translation MLPGAGAGVGTETAVRGAETAVRADGVRADGVRAAGVRAPRGRRAHARARVRAGADRVQGRGFLAKAAAVTAGLTALGALLGLVRDQILAGYFGAGAETDAFLVAWTVPEFASTLLIEDALALILVPAFSRALARRSGSLFGDPVRALVRGTLPRLTVAVSVAAAVLVLAAPLIVSTLAPGLPDPQLAVDCTRLTATCVLSFALVGYCSAALRAHGCFLSPASIYVAYNVGIIGTILVLREPWGVRSAAAGVAVGGVLMVLVQAPSLLRELRARPVPKEEPTALAPESGRGGQEGRILVLGLIAPVVAFSLCRQSQTLIERFLASPLPAGAISHLNYAQKVAQMPMILSLMLCTVSFPVVARALAAGETEAARRRVERDLLLAAVVVLVGASTVIAAAPSIVELLFERGEFDRTDTVATAAVMRVYALGLLGQTMVGALVRCYFSAARPLWYPAAAMAAGLATTTVAGIPGAHYWGAVGIAAANALGITCSAVLLLRGAHRQTVPVQVDRLGEGLLRLATAGAWATGAGWLCSVGIGSPALALTVAALVVIGVFLLFIACAAKAPEIPPLPRSASRRTDHARPHRAAPTAAEAAPVGETAPVGGDVPLDHGPR, via the coding sequence GTGCTGCCGGGGGCGGGCGCGGGGGTGGGGACGGAAACGGCCGTACGGGGGGCGGAGACCGCCGTACGGGCGGACGGGGTGCGGGCGGACGGGGTGCGGGCAGCCGGCGTGCGGGCGCCGCGCGGGCGCCGGGCGCATGCCCGGGCGCGCGTACGGGCCGGGGCCGACCGCGTGCAGGGGCGGGGCTTCCTCGCGAAGGCCGCCGCCGTGACCGCCGGGCTCACCGCCCTCGGGGCCCTGCTCGGGCTCGTACGCGACCAGATCCTCGCCGGGTACTTCGGCGCGGGCGCGGAGACCGACGCGTTCCTGGTGGCGTGGACGGTCCCCGAGTTCGCCTCGACGCTGCTCATCGAGGACGCGCTCGCGCTGATCCTCGTGCCCGCCTTCTCCCGGGCGCTCGCCCGCCGCTCCGGCAGCCTGTTCGGGGATCCGGTGCGCGCCCTCGTGCGCGGCACGCTCCCGCGGCTCACCGTCGCCGTCTCGGTCGCCGCCGCCGTACTCGTCCTGGCGGCGCCGCTGATCGTCTCCACCCTCGCGCCCGGCCTGCCCGACCCTCAGCTCGCCGTCGACTGCACGCGGCTGACCGCGACCTGCGTGCTGTCCTTCGCCCTGGTCGGGTACTGCTCGGCCGCGCTCCGCGCGCACGGCTGCTTCCTGTCGCCGGCCTCGATCTACGTGGCGTACAACGTCGGCATCATCGGCACGATCCTGGTGCTGCGCGAGCCGTGGGGGGTGCGGTCCGCCGCCGCCGGGGTCGCGGTCGGCGGGGTCCTCATGGTCCTCGTGCAGGCCCCCTCGCTCCTCCGTGAGCTGCGGGCCCGCCCGGTGCCGAAGGAGGAGCCGACGGCGCTCGCGCCCGAGAGCGGGCGCGGCGGGCAGGAGGGGCGCATCCTGGTCCTCGGTCTCATCGCGCCGGTCGTCGCCTTCTCGCTCTGCCGCCAGTCGCAGACGCTGATCGAACGGTTCCTCGCCTCGCCGCTGCCCGCCGGGGCCATCTCGCATCTGAACTACGCGCAGAAGGTCGCGCAGATGCCGATGATCCTCTCCCTGATGCTGTGCACGGTCAGCTTCCCCGTGGTCGCCCGTGCCCTCGCGGCGGGCGAGACCGAGGCGGCCCGCCGCCGGGTCGAGCGGGATCTGCTGCTGGCCGCCGTCGTCGTGCTCGTCGGCGCCTCGACGGTGATCGCCGCCGCCCCCAGCATCGTCGAACTCCTCTTCGAACGGGGAGAGTTCGACCGTACGGACACCGTCGCCACCGCCGCCGTCATGCGCGTCTACGCCCTCGGCCTCCTCGGCCAGACCATGGTCGGCGCCCTCGTCCGCTGCTATTTCTCCGCCGCCCGCCCCCTCTGGTACCCGGCCGCCGCCATGGCCGCCGGGCTCGCCACGACCACCGTCGCCGGGATCCCCGGCGCCCACTACTGGGGCGCCGTCGGCATCGCCGCCGCGAACGCCCTCGGCATCACCTGCTCCGCCGTCCTGCTGCTGCGCGGCGCCCACCGCCAGACCGTGCCCGTCCAGGTCGACCGGCTCGGCGAGGGGCTCCTCCGGCTCGCCACCGCCGGCGCGTGGGCCACCGGCGCCGGCTGGCTCTGCTCGGTCGGGATCGGCTCCCCCGCCCTCGCCCTCACCGTCGCCGCCCTGGTCGTCATCGGCGTCTTCCTGCTCTTCATCGCCTGCGCCGCCAAGGCGCCGGAGATTCCGCCCCTGCCCCGCTCCGCCTCCCGGAGGACCGACCATGCCCGCCCCCACCGCGCTGCGCCGACTGCTGCCGAAGCCGCCCCTGTGGGTGAAACCGCCCCTGTGGGTGGCGATGTACCACTCGATCACGGACCCCGGTGA
- a CDS encoding polysaccharide deacetylase family protein, whose product MPAPTALRRLLPKPPLWVKPPLWVAMYHSITDPGDDPYHVTVSPVRFARQLHWLGDRGLRGVSVRELLAATAAGRAKGLVGLTFDDGYADFLDSALPLLRRHGFTATVYVLPGRLGGENAWDTEGPRKRLLDEDGILRIAEAGMEIGSHGLTHVALTEADDTALADETRRSRELLEEMTGETVDGFCYPYGKVDPRVIHAVRKAGYRHACAIDPGPHTSAYALPRVHIGEDDTSWRLTAKRVLHPLRRRHPVDVFPSQAQAGPAVVGAP is encoded by the coding sequence ATGCCCGCCCCCACCGCGCTGCGCCGACTGCTGCCGAAGCCGCCCCTGTGGGTGAAACCGCCCCTGTGGGTGGCGATGTACCACTCGATCACGGACCCCGGTGACGACCCGTACCACGTCACCGTCTCCCCGGTCCGCTTCGCCCGGCAACTGCACTGGCTCGGCGACCGGGGACTGCGCGGGGTCTCGGTGCGGGAGCTCCTCGCCGCCACCGCCGCCGGGCGCGCCAAGGGGCTCGTCGGCCTCACCTTCGACGACGGCTACGCCGACTTCCTCGACTCGGCACTGCCGCTGCTGCGCCGGCACGGCTTCACCGCCACCGTGTACGTCCTGCCGGGCCGGCTCGGCGGCGAGAACGCCTGGGACACCGAAGGACCGCGCAAACGGCTCCTCGACGAGGACGGCATCCTGCGGATCGCGGAGGCCGGCATGGAGATCGGCTCCCACGGCCTCACCCACGTCGCCCTCACCGAGGCCGACGACACGGCACTCGCGGACGAGACCCGGCGCAGCCGGGAGCTCCTGGAGGAGATGACCGGCGAGACCGTGGACGGCTTCTGCTATCCGTACGGGAAGGTCGACCCGCGCGTGATCCACGCCGTACGGAAGGCCGGCTACCGCCACGCCTGCGCGATCGACCCCGGCCCGCACACCAGCGCGTACGCCCTGCCCCGCGTCCACATCGGCGAGGACGACACGTCCTGGCGGCTCACCGCCAAGCGCGTGCTGCACCCGCTGCGCCGCCGCCACCCCGTCGACGTGTTCCCCTCGCAGGCCCAGGCCGGACCCGCCGTGGTCGGTGCGCCATGA
- a CDS encoding glycosyltransferase, whose translation MRVLHVITGLGIGGAEQQLRLLLRHLPVQHGVVTLTNPGAVAAGIESDGTPVTHLGMAGNRDLGALPRLARIVRQGRYDLVHTHLYRACVYGRLAARLGGVRRVIATEHSLGEAQIEGRPLSAGTRALYLASERLGTSTVAVSPSVARRLADWGVPPDRIRVVPNGIETGRFAFDDRARRLTRGVLGIPEDAHVVGGVGRLTPGKRFDRLVRAVASVPEARLLLVGEGEHRAELLRIARECGAADRVLLVGACEDPPSVASLGPSLPELLSAMDVFVSTSPDETFGLAVVEALAAGLPVLYVACPAIDDLPPDAAPGARRIGESVPELVSALRGIRDARLTRLPQPAAARRYDITHSAGQLMSLYDQAVHGTPSPAK comes from the coding sequence ATGAGGGTCCTGCACGTCATCACCGGGCTCGGCATCGGCGGCGCCGAGCAGCAGCTGCGGCTCCTGCTGCGCCACCTCCCGGTCCAGCACGGGGTCGTCACCCTCACCAACCCCGGCGCCGTCGCCGCGGGCATCGAGTCCGACGGCACGCCCGTCACCCACCTGGGCATGGCCGGCAACCGCGACCTCGGCGCGCTCCCCCGCCTCGCGCGGATCGTCCGCCAGGGCCGCTACGACCTCGTCCACACCCATCTCTACCGGGCGTGCGTGTACGGCAGGCTCGCGGCCCGGCTCGGCGGGGTCCGCCGGGTCATCGCCACCGAGCACTCGCTCGGCGAGGCCCAGATCGAGGGCCGCCCGCTCTCCGCGGGCACCCGCGCCCTGTACCTGGCGTCCGAGCGGCTCGGCACGTCCACGGTCGCCGTCTCGCCCAGCGTGGCCCGCCGCCTCGCCGACTGGGGGGTGCCCCCGGACCGTATCCGGGTGGTGCCCAACGGCATCGAGACCGGCCGCTTCGCCTTCGACGACCGCGCCCGCCGCCTCACCCGGGGCGTCCTCGGCATCCCCGAGGACGCCCATGTCGTCGGCGGGGTGGGGCGGCTCACGCCCGGGAAGCGGTTCGACCGGCTCGTCCGGGCCGTGGCCTCGGTGCCGGAGGCCCGGCTGCTCCTCGTCGGCGAGGGCGAGCACCGCGCGGAGCTGCTGCGGATCGCCCGGGAGTGCGGGGCCGCCGACCGGGTACTGCTCGTCGGGGCCTGCGAGGACCCGCCGTCCGTCGCCTCGCTCGGCCCCTCGCTGCCCGAACTGCTCTCCGCCATGGACGTCTTCGTGTCCACGTCCCCCGACGAGACCTTCGGGCTCGCGGTCGTCGAGGCGCTCGCCGCGGGCCTTCCCGTGCTGTACGTGGCCTGCCCCGCGATCGACGACCTGCCGCCGGACGCGGCTCCGGGCGCGCGCCGGATCGGCGAGTCCGTGCCCGAGCTGGTCTCCGCGCTGCGCGGCATCCGGGACGCCCGGCTCACCCGCCTCCCCCAGCCCGCGGCCGCCCGCCGCTACGACATCACGCACAGCGCAGGGCAGTTGATGTCCCTCTACGACCAGGCCGTCCACGGCACCCCGTCCCCCGCGAAGTGA
- a CDS encoding lipopolysaccharide biosynthesis protein yields MNTTPTRTFPPAGLRRPGRWAVLPAAVLAGAVLGGGYGALKTPQYAAISYVIVVPAEKSDPAAALGFAQAYGRVATDIAVTGDAQVWAGVTADTLRKSVQAATSPDAPMISITARAEKPAKAVSMADGVARALVLNSTHVAGSTGVKVVQFSRATKPVAPVSPSAPLSALVGGCAGGLLGGLVLLVRPKRGAARGEARHSRQPATAPGTPAAASTTSAAVPAPAVASHQPEPEAV; encoded by the coding sequence ATGAACACCACCCCAACCCGCACCTTCCCGCCCGCCGGCCTCCGTCGCCCGGGCCGCTGGGCCGTGCTCCCCGCCGCCGTCCTCGCCGGAGCGGTCCTCGGCGGCGGATACGGAGCGCTCAAGACCCCGCAGTACGCGGCGATCAGCTACGTCATCGTCGTCCCGGCCGAGAAGTCCGACCCGGCGGCGGCGCTCGGCTTCGCCCAGGCCTACGGGCGGGTCGCCACCGACATCGCGGTGACCGGCGACGCCCAGGTGTGGGCGGGCGTCACCGCCGACACGCTGCGCAAGAGCGTGCAGGCCGCGACCTCGCCGGACGCGCCGATGATCTCGATCACCGCCCGGGCCGAGAAGCCCGCGAAGGCCGTGTCCATGGCCGACGGGGTGGCCCGCGCTCTCGTCCTCAACAGCACGCACGTCGCGGGCAGCACGGGCGTCAAGGTCGTCCAGTTCTCGCGCGCCACCAAGCCGGTCGCGCCGGTGTCCCCGTCCGCGCCGCTCTCCGCGCTCGTCGGCGGCTGTGCCGGCGGGCTCCTCGGCGGCCTGGTCCTGCTCGTCCGCCCGAAGCGCGGCGCCGCGCGCGGCGAGGCCCGGCACTCCCGGCAGCCCGCCACCGCCCCGGGCACGCCCGCCGCGGCCTCCACCACGTCCGCCGCCGTGCCCGCCCCCGCGGTCGCCTCGCACCAGCCGGAACCGGAGGCGGTGTGA